The window TGTTCCCATTGCTTTAAGCGTTCCAAAGTGACGTAAGGAGTCGAGAGTGAAATTATAAAAAGTTTGACCTGCAATTGCAGTGCCTACAACAAATCCAAGAAGGACAGCAGTTCCAAAGTTGATAGGAATTCCTGTGTATTTTAGATAGTAGAGTACGGTGAGGTTTTTAAATTCTTCTTTGGTATAAGCCTTAAATCCTGTTTGTTCTTGAATGTGTTTTGTCAAGAGATGTAAAGGAATACCTGGTTTTGCTTTTACTAATATAAAAGAGAGAAGTTTCCTTTCAGCAGGTGCGTAAGAAAGTGCTCTTGTATAAGTCATGTAAACAATAGGCTGTGATTGGAAAGTGCGTGTTTCTTCACAAATGCCAACAACACGAGCGCTGTTATCATTGATTTCTACAAAATCGCCCACTTTTAAAGGAATAGGTGGATCTCCTGGTATAGGAGAGGGTGATGCGAGCTTACCCTCAGCTCCAACTTTATCTACGATGATGGCGTCATATGCCCTTAAATCAGAAAGACGGCCTTGTATCATTTTAGCAGGACCTCCAATTAGAGTAGCATCATCAATTCCAATTACGTTGGAAGTTTGAAAGGTTCCGTTATCAAGCCTTACACGTAAAAGTCCTTTGAAAAGGGGGACAGCCCAATCCACACCCTCTACTCCATATACACGCAAAAGATCTATATCTCTTAAGGGGCGAATATCATCGATATAGAGTACTCCAGGGTCTACCACCCAAATGTCCGCTTGAGGTGTGTCAGTAATGAAGCTGTAGCTTCTAGACATGATTCCGACAAAAATTGCTAGTTGTTGCGTAATGAGAAGGGATGCAAAACTGAGTCCAATCAATATGCCAAAATATTTCGCACGATCGCCCACAAGCATTTTCCAAGCAATTAGGTACATTTTAAGCAGCTTTTTGTGAAAGTTCTTTTTTTGTATAGTGTTTTAAAGTATTCCAGAGACTATTTAAAAATATATTTTGCTCTTGATCAAGCTCTTGTATGATTACATGGCACTCTTCATTTCTTTCAAAAGCAGATCTGGTCCAGTTAGTTGAGCCGTGAATGAGTGTTTTATTATCGATAAAAGCGAATTTGTAGTGAAATAATTCAGATCCTGAGGAAACTGCAAAATAGTGTACCTGCTCTGCTAGGAGGCTGGCCACATTTTTGCTTGCTCCTAGTGATGAATTATAGTCTAAGATCACTTCAACTTTTACGCCCCTCTTATTTGCATCAATGATCGCCTGAGTAATGATAGGGTCTGTCCAAGTAAACATAGCAATTTTGATGGAGTCTTGCGCGCTTGTAATGAGTTGTAATAGACGAGGTTTTGCTTGAGGATCTGGTAATAGCCATAGTTCAATGTGTTGATTGCCTATATAGTAGTCGTGTTTTAAAAGAGCTTGCGTTTTAAGGACTTCATTTATGATACCTCTTGCCATTTCTTCGGATTCAAGACACATGAGGAGATTGCCATGCATGCGAAGAGATTGTGTTGTAAAATTTGTGGATCCAATCCAAATTTGACTCTTGTCTACAATCAAAATTTTTCTATGCATAAGTCCTTGTATTTTTCTTTTTGGTAAACTACTGATGGCTGGGTGCAGTTTTTTTTTAAGACCAAAGGAGTTTTTTGCATCATAGACAATCGTTATGTCAATACCTTTTTCTGCTTGTTTATTTAAAGCGTGTAGAATTTGAGGGTCAGTAAAAGTAAATATTTCAATAAAGATGGAGTGCTTTGCACTTAAAATAGCATCTTTTAAAAGGCACGATAAGTCATTATTGTTTTGGTTTGAATAGAGGGTTGCTAAAGGGGTGTCGTTCCTTGTGCTTTTATTGATAGAATAAACTGTTAGAGACGCCAGTACAAATAGTAAAAGAGCTATAAGAGTGATGGGTAAAAATTTATTTTTCATTTCTATTCTCATAAAATTTCACTGATCATGCACGAGATGCTTGTTGAATAACAAGTGCTTTGATATATTGTCTTCAAAAAGTTAAAGATTTTTGAGGAGTGAGCTTACTTATGACAAAACAGTGCCAAGTAACAGATAGAAAGCCAGTGAGAGGACGTAGTTATACGACTCGTGGTATTGCTAAAAAGAAAAAAGGTATCGGTATTAAGATTACAGGGATTAACAAGCGACGCTTCCTTCCTAATCTTGCCAA of the Chlamydiales bacterium genome contains:
- a CDS encoding ABC transporter permease, whose product is MYLIAWKMLVGDRAKYFGILIGLSFASLLITQQLAIFVGIMSRSYSFITDTPQADIWVVDPGVLYIDDIRPLRDIDLLRVYGVEGVDWAVPLFKGLLRVRLDNGTFQTSNVIGIDDATLIGGPAKMIQGRLSDLRAYDAIIVDKVGAEGKLASPSPIPGDPPIPLKVGDFVEINDNSARVVGICEETRTFQSQPIVYMTYTRALSYAPAERKLLSFILVKAKPGIPLHLLTKHIQEQTGFKAYTKEEFKNLTVLYYLKYTGIPINFGTAVLLGFVVGTAIAGQTFYNFTLDSLRHFGTLKAMGTSNATLLRMILMQAMIVGFIGYGIGIGGASLFGIFLGSTELSFRLPWQLLVITATAIFLICTASAAFSIRTVIRLEPAIVFKG
- a CDS encoding phosphatidylserine/phosphatidylglycerophosphate/cardiolipin synthase family protein; the encoded protein is MKNKFLPITLIALLLFVLASLTVYSINKSTRNDTPLATLYSNQNNNDLSCLLKDAILSAKHSIFIEIFTFTDPQILHALNKQAEKGIDITIVYDAKNSFGLKKKLHPAISSLPKRKIQGLMHRKILIVDKSQIWIGSTNFTTQSLRMHGNLLMCLESEEMARGIINEVLKTQALLKHDYYIGNQHIELWLLPDPQAKPRLLQLITSAQDSIKIAMFTWTDPIITQAIIDANKRGVKVEVILDYNSSLGASKNVASLLAEQVHYFAVSSGSELFHYKFAFIDNKTLIHGSTNWTRSAFERNEECHVIIQELDQEQNIFLNSLWNTLKHYTKKELSQKAA
- the rpmB gene encoding 50S ribosomal protein L28, which gives rise to MTKQCQVTDRKPVRGRSYTTRGIAKKKKGIGIKITGINKRRFLPNLAKKRLWLAEENRFITLRLSMAALRTIDKLGLSQVVREMRAAGKKV